The sequence TCCAGAGCATTCTAATAGATACGCCTATAAAGGTACCAAGAGCACCAAGACAAACCGTCATGACAGAAGGATAATAGGTAGAACCATTCTACCGTGGAGCAACAACATTGAAGTCTGGTCTCTTCATATACTTTCTCTTTGCTCTTTGGAGACAACCAGGTTTTAGTTTAAGGCCTTGAATCATCTCCAGCAATTGCTCGGTTTCAGGGAAATCCGTGAAATGGAATCTCTTGACTGGGCGGCACACTCGGAAGCCTAGGTCGCTCTATTTGGTGTAACGTAGCTTGGCCTGGGCTCGAGATATATTACGTGCACAAGCTCAGCATTACTAGATGCAGCATTTGCCTCTAACGGCCCATTAAAACTCCATGGTATATATAGAGGACGTCTACTTCATTGTCGCCAAACCCATCTACACTCGGACCAGCTATTGATTCTCTCATCACATCCATCTAGTGTGGAACGCAGATCCAGATGCACAATTTGACCCCATCGGCAGTATCCGAGCCAGATCGGGCAATCAGCACGCCCATCGATCGCTGGGACCCAGCAGCTCCAATTGTTTGATGATCAGCGAAAAAGAAACTTGTGTTCATCAGTAATCCAAGAGTAGCATGGAAAtcgaaagaaaggaagaagaagaaagaagaagaaaaatggtCGACATCGTCAAAAGCCATCAAAGGTGCATCCTACGCAagttttcttcctttccccATTGCGGAataggcaaaaaaagaatttgCTTGACCGAGACAGGGGTCGAACCTGCAACCTCCTGATTTACTTAATCGTAGTCAGACGCTCTGCCATTGAGCCACACGGCCTATTTGATGGAAGCCGACTGTCGGTATTCACATCAAGAACTGAGCGCCAGGCGCTGAGACTTGCTGTTCAGTGATTTTGCCGCCATGAAAAGACCATATGCACAATGGGGTGGCTGCCCCAGCTACTAATCAGCGTGAGAGTCCTCATCGCCTAGGGAAGAACACGCGGGGTACATGCAGTTTCGCTTGTTAAGCTGCAGCGCTAATAGGTCTAGTGAATTACTGAATTAGCTGAAACTGCATCTTCACTTCGTTGCATCATATGAATTGATACAGTTGAATACTCGATTCTCACCCTCGTGTAAAGGCACTTCTCCTGCCTGAAATGGTCGCCTAGCCAAAAATAATTGACTGACGAGGACCACCCCGTTggatttcttttatattagaCGCTCCTTTACATGGTTAACTTGCTCTGTATTggagcttttaaataatttttactacTGGTACCACtctatacctagtaggtattacctCAAGTAAAATTTCCTGCCTCTTCTAGGGTAGTATACACTGTCTATATCGCGAAGCCTTTCAAGGCAGTTGCACTTTGCGGGGTAAATATGTAAGGCACATAATATACGTTTTACACTTTTCCAGACaagagttattaaaatagttgtaaaaaataatttcttaCAGACCGCAATTGCTTGTAAAATGATCAAGCCTTATTTACTGTaagcaaaagggaaaaaagatcAAAAAATTGACCGAGACAGGGGTCGAACCTGCAACCTCCTGATGTACTTAATCGTAGTCAGACGCTCTGCCATTGAGCCACACGGCCTATTTCATGCATATCGGTTGCATTATTCCCAACTAGGAAGCTAGCTCTTGCCTGTTCAGCCCCTCTGGTAGTATTTTTTCATCCTAAGCATATCATGGAAGAAACGCTAAATGTTGAGCAATACTGGTAGTGTAACATTAACATTATCTATTACATTCTCTATATTCTATTTTAAACAAGCTTTACTGCTATTCCCATACTCCTGCCGTGTactatatatgtatgtatgtagcatGAAATCAATATGTGCCTCGCTGTATCATATGCAAAATAGCGCCGTATGCAACCGCAATgcagttttaaaaatattcaAACCTCCCCATTGAGTTCCTCCTCTATGAGCTGAAAATTCGTATCCTGGGTATTTAATAGAAAAGGTTGGAAATGCTGGTGGTATCATAAATGTCAATTGCTCCCCTCTCTGACGTGGCCCATCCGTACTCGACTCTCCCCCAAGGTTTCTGGATAGGTTATACCAAGTCCAGTTCGTCCTGCCATATAGCCTCTGGCTCCGTAGAATCCGTGCCattcctcgtcatcatcatcgagaCTGAAGTGCTCGGGAGACACATTCTCTGACTGCCTCAGAAGACCTATGCTCTTCATCCATTGGTATGCGAGGGGCGGCCTAACAGCAACCCTCGGGAGATCACTCGGGGTATATCTCGGGCATAGTGTATGAGCGAGTCTGCTGCCAGGCTTTCCGCAGATGATATTCCAGCCAATTCTTGCGCAAGCGAGCACGCTTCGAGTTCCGAGGATATGGCGCTGACCGGTGATGGTGAGCTCAATAGCCTCGGAGAAATAGCATTAATTGGTGCAGGCGACACAATGCCCGCATGCGCCGGATTTGGAGCCGGGACAGGGCGGCGATTGATGGTAGGCCGAGGTAATGTTCGGAGGGGTATATCAGTTGAACGATCCTGGTTCTCTTGGACACGTTCTCCCTGAGGGTTGCCGGCTGCAGCAACGTATAGACCGTTGCGGCGCTGGTTGTTACGACGAGCTGTAGATCTAGCTTTCCGATGAGCTTGTGAGCGCCGTAATGATGACCGCCGCATTGACTCGATGACAGAATCCTCTCGCGAATCTCTGCTATCGGTATCTGACGATGATATGCTGGTTGGCTTAGGTCTTGATCTCCTTGTGCTGGTAGACTTGGATGATCGAGGTATCTTGGCTATCTGGTCAGCTAGCCTGTCAATGTGCCGGATCAAAACACAGGCCACAGCAACCACTAATGCAAGAaacgcagcagctcctccaatTATACCCCCCAACTGTGTCGATGACAGGCTATCCTGGCTGTCGCTGCCACTGTTGTCCGtctcagctgctgaagacgCATATTCTGGGATGGAGGTGGAAGTGCTAGTGCCGGCTGCTTGGCtggcgccatcgccattcatTCGACCCTCCAACCTGCTAAGACGAATTGGAATATCTGAATTCTTGGCGCTAACGACCACTGTTGCAAATGTGACCGCGATACTAGTTGATACGCTTGTATTGATGGCCGTTGTTATTGTCGCCGCGATTGGTTGTGTAGATTGAGGTGATTTCGTCACGCGGTGGACTCCATCATACCGTCTGTAGTCCAAAGCCCCCACGACTGCGCCAAAGAAGGTCCCAGGCAGCAACACGCTGTACAAGATTGGCGTAGAAGCAAGCATCGTGATGAGCAGTAGCCGTAAACGACTACCTGGAGCAGGCCAGTGTagtgaaatgaaatgagattTCGTTGCTCATTCGGGTTGAAGAGAGCGATCAAAAGTAGAAGGTATAAGTAAGACGAGATTTGTTCAAACAGAAGAGTTTCTCTAATAGTTTTGGCTGAGAGCCCAATGTTTCCTTTCGTATTTTATGTTGCTGGATATAGTGAAGCGTCCCCGCCACTTCTATAGATATAGCCGTACGCTGCGCTGATGGTCCACTCGAAAAGTAACGAGGGGGCCGCGATTAAATGAAAGAGACATGATGCCAGTCTCTGCTGCCGCGACAAACGAGGCTGAATATCGAGGCTGTAAGCTGTGAATCAGACGAAATAAGCGCCTTGAGATCGAAGATCCCTTGCATACGGGCCAAACACGCGGGCAGGCGGTGGAGATGACGGCTAATTCCAGCAATCGAGAGTGCCCAAGGGCGAAAATTTGAAGAGGATGCCGCTGAAGGGTGGTTCCATTGCAGGACTCAGCACTGAGGCTGTGATCTGCAGTGTGGCAGCAGCGCTCCATCGCACCCGTCGCGCGGATGCATCTcgctccatcgccattgGCTGCCAAGTCGTGGTCCCCGTGGCTCTCGCGTGATGTGCCATCTCGACGTTGTAATGGAGGTGCTCTACCCCGCCTGACTGGCTGTGGATATTGGATGCAGCAAAAGCTCTACACAAGGCCGCCAATAATACGACGGTGCGGGTGTGCCAAAATTAGCATCATGACCCGTAGACCTGCCTGCCCGTCTGCAAGTCGGTATCGACAGGCTCGGCACGCTGGGGTGCTGGGGCGCTGGGGCTAAGCACTCAGCATCACTGCAGGAGCCCCTCTAGGAAGTTCACCAGAAGGACGAACGGAATGTCAAAAGTGGTGCTGCCGTATGTACGAATGTAATATACGAAGAATTTGCATAGGTAAGAAATCTGCGGATTACATGATGAGGTCGAGGTGAGGTGCTGCTACCTGATCTGACAACCTGAGGCAGCGGCCGGAATATTATCTAATCCCGACTTGCGACGGATGGTGCACGGCCAAGCCACAGCTCATCAGAGAAGGCTCGACAGCAGAGCCACGGCAAAGTTACACTCTGAACTCTGCAATGTCACCAGGATCAGAACATCAGATGCCGAATCACTCATCAAGAAGGACCAGCCAGCGAGCCGGGCTCCATGACCGAAGTACATATTTGCACGTACCGTGTGCAGGCGCTAGACCGGGATCCGGCATGTGGCGGCGACGGATCAGAAACGTCACAGACCAAGATGAAGGCGCCGAAGTGCTTCCTAGCATCCACTATTAGTCTACCCCCTAACGAAGGCATGATCCTCGGCATCACGTCGCGCGATGGCAATGACAGGCAGACAGACGATTGAGATGGCGATTCCAGAGAGAGACTCGGGTCGTCGTCCTTGGATTCAGGATATATTCTGGGCGCAACATGCTACCTGGCCGACACGCGGCCACCCAGGAACTGGCAAGGCCTTGGATACAGGCATGGGTATGGGCGGAGGGCCTGTCATATGATCCATGAGCAGCGTCTATACGTGACATGATCTCGTAAGTGATGTTGCAATATTGCGGCGCCTCTTGGAAGCTTCGAGCTAATAATGGCAgaaagcagcagtaataCCCTTCTACTTGTACGGAAGCTTGCCGTCTCCATTCCTTACACAGCAGGTACAGTGTTTTTCAGTTACATCGAAATCACGGACTGCTTCCAGGCCCTCGGTAGTTTGACGCGAAAAcgtggagaaaaaaaaaccctcgTCGCCCTCACTAGCCAACCCGCTTCCCCGCTCTCACGGTGCAATAGGCCGAATGGCGGACTCCATCTTCATTCACATTTTCCAAGGCACGCCAGGGACCTTGCCCCCTTCTTGCCTCCAAGGCGTCACAGTGACCAGTTATCCCAAAACTGGTCAAACCTCCGTTTTTGGTGCGGAGTAAAGGTAGAGCGCGAAAGTCGTCTTGCGTATAATGCAATACGCTTGTCTCTGCGATTCATCGTTTtcgcagtagtagtagacaTCTCTGCTAGGTTCAAAAAAATGCTCGGCTGACGGAAGACACAGGGCTGCACAGCATAGCCAAAGCTCCTCTATTGAGCGTCTTTAGCTGGCTCCTCACCCATGCAAGATAGCAGAAAATCACCTACCATAGTACGAAGCACCTTTGGCAGCCTAGGGTGCTCCCCATGCGAATCCGTACTGTGTTTAAAACAGCGATCTTCAGGCCTGCCTGTGCCAACCCCGCATGCTAGTCCTGCCTCCACTTTTTGCCTCCAACGAGAACTTGGTGCCTTGACCTGGCTTAAGCCGTGTTGAGAAACCACGGAATGTGGTGAACCGTACGGATAGCGTGAGGTAACTTTTTCAAGGCGAACAAAGTGGGACACTGTGGAAGCGTCTGGAGAAACGGCTAATCCTCCATGTCAAGACCGGCTTCAAATCTGCTGACCTTTTCCCATCATCTACAATTAAGTCTCCTCTCTTTATCTACTCCATACGCTTAGGCCGCTCCGACCGTTTCATCAACCAAACGTCCCGTCTACAATCTTATTTAACCCCTTTCTCGGCATCTCCCGTCTGCCAAAAAAAATCCGCTCTCGAAGCCGCTGGTTGCCGGCGATCACCACGTGCAAAGCAGCCCTGTACTCCTTTGTTGGCAGTGTCATTCTGGCTAACGGCCAAGTTCCGTTTGTTCTTTTTACATTTGGATCAATACTCAGAAACTGTCAAACCTTTGCCGATCTGAACCCTCGATTCTGAGTGCTCTTCCACTCTGAGTTCTGTAGGAGTAGGTGATGGGCTACTGAGGACTTTCGCTACGCCATCTTTTCAGCGCCATATCTTCTTGAGAACCACTAAGCGAAGCTGTCAAAGACATGTTGTTGTATACTCGATTAGCTCCACCAAAAATTCCAAAGCGCCGTTCTAGAGCTGGTAAGCTAAAATCCGAATTCGCCGCTCTCTTTGAGCGATATGAGATAGGGGTCTTTTACTAATTGCCGTTGTGACTGGATTTGAAGGATGTAACTATTGGTGAGTTGGACTCTGTTTACTGTCGATAGACAGAAGCATAAAAGCTAACACCCATGTTTCTTGCTCTCCTAtagcaaagaaaaggtaaCATCTCATCTTACTGCAGGTTTCTACTCCTGATTCCCTCTAACGCCATCgtaatagaagaagaagtgcgATGAAATCAGACCTATATGCAGTCGCTGCCAGGACCATGGGCAGAGCTGTATATATGAGCCTATTAAGCCGCGCCAACGGCGGAGGCAAGATTCTTTCGACGACTCATCAGTGAATGCACTTTCCTCTGTGGTTTTGGAAAACAATACGCTATCTCGAGCCGCCCAGAAACGAATGTCTTTTGAGCAATGGGAAGATGCTCTTCTGTGGTGCTCCGACACATATCTCGGCAATGATCTCACCGTGGATGGCCGCATGCAGCAGCCGACTTTAGCTAAATACGGTGAAGATGTTGCGGATGAGATATTTACGACATGGGCCCCTAACACAATAGAAAACGATGGCTGTTTGGATATCACCGGGCTGGATTTCGATGCGGTCACGAGCCCTGCAAAGCAGGAGACGGAGCATGACGAtgccgatgacgatgacgacaaCCAAACCATCACCCTCATCGACGATGAAGCTTCCAACTCTAACCCGCACAATTCTTCTCTCGCAGTGGTCGCCTCCACATCGACTGCACCTTCTTTCCCCGCCATCGAACTTGTAATGCCCGCCTTTGCCGAATTTTCTCGACAGACAAATAGACGAGCGCTGATTGATCACTTCGCCAATGTGCTATCTCATCTCATTGTCCTACGTGAAGACGAAGGCAATCCGTTTCAGCAGCTTGTTTTACCATTATGCCAAAAGAGTCCAGTTGTTTTAAACGCTGTTTTTGCACTGGCTAGTGCTCACATGGAACACCGAGGCGTACGAAACAACGAGAAGAGCATCCACTTCCACAACCATGCCATCCGTGGGCTGTCTTCTCTGATAGCAAAGGGGTGTGATTCAAGAAGAAATGAATTATTAGCTGCCATCATCCTGTTAATTTATTATGAGGTGGTAAGTTGCCAttgctctttgcttcttccacgGCACTATCTTAACCTTGATACAATACAGCTGGTTCAAACTGGCCGCTCTAATATCGTCGACGGACACCTGCGAGGTGCTGTAGCTATTATGTACAATAGCCAAGCAATGTCTGATCCAACCGCAGTTTTCTTAGAACGAGTGAGTTCTTTTGCAGCCTAGGGGTCGCCAGCCTTTTGTTAGCTAACTACGGCCATCAAAAATATAGGCCTTCCGGTTCTATGACGTTATCACAGCACTATCCTTTGGCTCTACCCCAATCCTGCCCGCACCAGACAGCGGAAATTTTGCTCCATTCCCTCCCGTTGACTGCCGTGGTGCTACAGTCTCCGCAGGAGCTGATGCACTACTTGGAATGGCTACTTCTTTATGGCCCATTATACACCGACTCTCGACTCTAGGCGACTTGAAGCAAGAACTCCATTTGGCTGAGCTACGAGGCGATGCTTCAAACATAGCAATACTTCGAACGGAATTTGCGACGACGGCTTCTGCAGTGGAGCTTGCTCTACAGGAGTGGGCTCTTCCACCAGAGGAATCTTCGCCAaacgaggaagaaaatgTCACCACAGCCAGCAAGCGTATGCAGAGCATTGTAAACAGCGCAATGGCATATCGACATTCTGGATTTGTTTACCTTTACCGAACCATCTACGGCCGTTCTCGGCGGCATGCCGTTGTGCAACGCCACACGCACATCAGCCTTCTCCATTGTATTGGAACCGTGAATAACGAAGGACCCATGGGCGCTCTGCTTTGGCCACTCTTTGTGGCCTCGTGTGAGGCGATTGATCCGGTGGACCGAGAGATGTCCCGACAAGCATTTGCGGCTGTTGGGCAGCGACAGGGAATGACCAATATCGAGCGAGCAAGGTGTATAGTGGAGGAAGTTTGGAGACGAGCGGACAATGGCGAAGATATCGAAGAGGAAATAATACATGTTGATGAGCGAAAGAAGGATTTATGGAGGAGAGTCAGCGAAGATATGGGGGTATCGGTTGTCTTTGGATAGACACGATGAGCAGCGCGAATCTTGGGAGCGATGACGCATTGCAGATTGTATAATGAAAGCTTTTAATACCACGGCATGGATGGGAGCGGATTTCAAAGGAGTTTTCGcttgttttttctctcctgagACTACGACAGGCTGAATCAGGCGAACAGGTGATGGACTACGTCATTGCTAGCTGGCTTCAGTTTCATATGAGGCGTTGGAGATGTTATCACGGTGGACAGACGGACGGGGAGTTGGAATATTCAAAGAGCCCTTCCTATAGCGAAACAAACGAAACTgatgcgttttttttttcaagaaaGGACTCAAAACCAGAAGAAGCATTATGTATAAATACTGTTAAACTGTTAATTGATTCTCATGGATATATCATATACCGGCTGCAGTATGCCTCCAAAGGAAGTTGGTTGACTGCAGGGACTATTTGTCTCAGTACAGTGCAAAATAGGCACTGTGTACCTATCTGCGCATTTCTGTGCGAGATGGACTATTCTAGAAAAAATAGAGTTTTAGAGTTTCCTGTGTCCGAGTGCCACGACGTGGGAAGCATGTTGGGACAACATGACAGCATCTACGCTGGCCGTCAGATGTGACTGGTTGGATGGCAGATACTAGCAGAGGGCTAATAGTGGATTTGAAGAGAAATAAGCACTATGGGATCGGACATGGATCTATTTGCGCGTGGCAGGGAGGCAAAAGTCTGCGACTCCGAGATGGCTTGCGTTGCAGCGCCAAGTTTCGGGCCATGCGGCTTGCCAGCCCCCTCGTGTTGTCAAAAGGAGGCTGCAGTTGGTGCATGGCAATTGCGGGCAGTAATTGCAATTATGGGCTCTGCTCTACCCACAGCATTAGGGGAAATTTTGGAGGTCACAAGATCAGAtaaaaagatggagaagcaaATGCAAGTGCAGCATTGACCCTTGACCCTGGAGAGGAGAGTCGGTCTAGTGCAGGATCGCCCTGCATGCCAAAAAAGCTTGAGCGATGTCGGTACGGAGCATCCGTAATCCAAAGGCTGGGAGAGAGGGATTAGCGATCTGCTAAAGCGTGGGATTTGTGGGCAGTGGCCATAGCTCccagcagtagtagcaggaTGGAGTTTGGAGACGGCTGTTGCAAGTAGTATTTTAACTGGAGAGGTGCCAAAGACATCCATGGGGAAAGCTAGCAGCAGTGCTATGTGCTTAGTATTACTGCTAATAGACTCCGTGTTATTATTAGTGGTGTTGCTACTTGCTAGTAGATGCTATTGCTGTCTCGTATATGGATATTAGATTCACCTGCCATaagaaggagagggggagggggagggggagggagagagggagggagagagagaaagagagagagagagagaaaagaaagggcagaAGAAGGCTAGTCGTTCATTAGGCAGAAGAATAAAATACGAAAAAGCGGGCATGTGAAGCCGAGTCAACACAAGCCCACGACGAACACGTACGAATCCAGTTAATGTTGCTTTACAATGCTTTAGTTGAAAAGCATCAGGCCACTAACGGCTAGAATAGCCTGAAGGCCGGGCCAAGAGAATACCTAGTTGCTAAAGGCATCGTTCTTCGCTTTGCTCGTTTCTCAGCCTTTCCTTACTGGGCATTCTTCGTTGGCGATGCCTATTTAGGAAGTTGGTTGGTGTTGGTTATTGGTCATTTCGACGACAACGTCGAATGGAAGTGCCGCTCAAATCAGATGCTAAGGCTGTAACCTCCAAAGCGGCCGGGGTGCTCGATGCTACCCACCGGCGGGATGCGGGGGTTTCTCTGTCGGAATCGGAAGAGCGGGTGTTGGGGCAGATGCTGTGTAGCGTCAATTCTTGTATTATCAAATGCCTTGTTTGGTGCTTGGGTTGAATGTGCTGTGCGTGAAatgctgtgcctgtgccatGTTCTACTACTGGGGTAGGACAAGGCAAATGCCAATGAACTGCTGTCAATTGTGAAACTGTTCATCATTAGAATGGCTACGCAAGATAAGGACGCCATCCGGAGACGAAGCATGGCCAAGCTTTTTCTCGATAATTTAGCTTGCATAGAGGGGGCCGATCGTGCAAGTCAAGCAAGCATCGATGTGTTGCTGGGGCCGGGGGAACTTGTCAACGACGGTGCAATTTCTGACGTCCGACCATGTCAAAGTTGCAACTGCAATCGATGCTTTGGggtcaaaagaagaagaaaaagtgcCATTCCAATCTAGATAAAACGCCAAGTAAGCGATGGAAGACTTCTAGAAGCCGTGATGCCAAAGCGAGACGCTGTTGCAGACCTGCGGTTGGCTGCGTCTCTGGCCGGATCCGGGGCACGGCACAGGATGCAACTCGGCAGCATGCGACTCGCAGTGGGTACCGGGTACCTGAGTCTCCCGCTAGACGCCCATCTGCCGCCGAGTATGGAGTACCTTGGCTGCGTACTAGCAGGTACGTCAGTGCACGCGCCCCGAGCAGGTTTTCGGTTGGCCCGCGCCAAAGGCACCTACTTTAGCACTGCTGGAGCGTGCTGCTGTGCAGGGTGCATGAGCGTGCTAAAGGCCCTGGAACTCGCCTCCGCTTGGCGCTGTATTGTGTGCTAGAGCCCATTTTACCCACAGGCAAAACATCCATCAATGGCACCAGACCCCATTCTTTCCAACTCCATCCCACGAACAATTTCAGCCCAGCGAATCTGTCGTGACCCATATGCATATCCATATCCCTATTTTCCAGCTTCGTGTTTCTATTTTTACTCGCCCATACGTGCCCACGCCCTAATTAATGCCATAATCTCAATTACGAATAATACCTTTGCTCCTGCTATCTGCCACCGCCCGTCGATATCCCCTGCTTAGAACAACGCCTAATCGTTCTCCCGTCTGCTGTGCAACCCTCCACGACCTCGCCAAGCTCCATTCGTCGACACGATATCGCCAAATCAAGCTCTCCGGCGCTTCATAGACTGCTAGACTTGCGCCCAATCTCGCTCCACCGTCCGCCATTTGCCGCTCCCGCTCCCGCCCATTCTCTCGAAAaccagacgcagacgcagagcCCGCACATGTGTCTTATGCTCCGCATCATCACCGTCATGGTCTAGCCATGACCACGCTGCTCAACAACCGGCCGGATTCAGGTCCCCCGCCTCGCCCGATCCGCTTTGTCCATAACCAGGGCCAGCCGCCGTCCAAGCGACGCAGAATCAATGCAGCGTAAGTCCCCCATCTGTCTCGCATCATGCctgctcttctcccccaTATGTTGCCTGGTTTGCCCCTCAACCGGTTGGAGCAATGGTGGCGAATATGCAGCGGTTTCAGATACATG comes from Trichoderma asperellum chromosome 3, complete sequence and encodes:
- a CDS encoding uncharacterized protein (TransMembrane:3 (o6-25i46-73o132-154i)~EggNog:ENOG41) encodes the protein MLASTPILYSVLLPGTFFGAVVGALDYRRYDGVHRVTKSPQSTQPIAATITTAINTSVSTSIAVTFATVVVSAKNSDIPIRLSRLEGRMNGDGASQAAGTSTSTSIPEYASSAAETDNSGSDSQDSLSSTQLGGIIGGAAAFLALVVAVACVLIRHIDRLADQIAKIPRSSKSTSTRRSRPKPTSISSSDTDSRDSREDSVIESMRRSSLRRSQAHRKARSTARRNNQRRNGLYVAAAGNPQGERVQENQDRSTDIPLRTLPRPTINRRPVPAPNPAHAGIVSPAPINAISPRLLSSPSPVSAISSELEACSLAQELAGISSAESLAADSLIHYARDIPRVISRGLLLGRPSHTNG
- a CDS encoding uncharacterized protein (EggNog:ENOG41), which codes for MSFEQWEDALLWCSDTYLGNDLTVDGRMQQPTLAKYGEDVADEIFTTWAPNTIENDGCLDITGLDFDAVTSPAKQETEHDDADDDDDNQTITLIDDEASNSNPHNSSLAVVASTSTAPSFPAIELVMPAFAEFSRQTNRRALIDHFANVLSHLIVLREDEGNPFQQLVLPLCQKSPVVLNAVFALASAHMEHRGVRNNEKSIHFHNHAIRGLSSLIAKGCDSRRNELLAAIILLIYYEVLVQTGRSNIVDGHLRGAVAIMYNSQAMSDPTAVFLERAFRFYDVITALSFGSTPILPAPDSGNFAPFPPVDCRGATVSAGADALLGMATSLWPIIHRLSTLGDLKQELHLAELRGDASNIAILRTEFATTASAVELALQEWALPPEESSPNEEENVTTASKRMQSIVNSAMAYRHSGFVYLYRTIYGRSRRHAVVQRHTHISLLHCIGTVNNEGPMGALLWPLFVASCEAIDPVDREMSRQAFAAVGQRQGMTNIERARCIVEEVWRRADNGEDIEEEIIHVDERKKDLWRRVSEDMGVSVVFG